The following are from one region of the Gryllotalpicola protaetiae genome:
- a CDS encoding amino acid ABC transporter permease, producing MTTASLRSRLTAPDIPAAAVTRRVQPLRRPWQWMATAVVLLLALNFAQTLFTNPAWEWNRVGHWFLSPAILRGLTLTIEATAISAVVSFVAGVLVALARQSRNRVLSGAAWLYIWVFRSVPLLLVLVFLYNLGNLYPKIGIGIPFGPQLQVPTVSVLGDLALGVIGLSLSEIAYAAEVVRSGLLAVDPGQHEAAKALGIPRYRRFTRVVLPQALRSIVPAYVNQIVGLIKSSSLLFYVSLLDLFGVVQNLGSTYPSDIIPLLVVASVWYLILTGFIGIVQHFVERFYNRGLAGAR from the coding sequence ATGACCACCGCATCCCTTCGCTCACGCCTCACGGCGCCGGATATCCCGGCCGCAGCCGTCACCCGGCGCGTGCAGCCGCTGCGCCGTCCGTGGCAGTGGATGGCGACCGCCGTCGTCCTGCTGCTCGCGCTGAACTTCGCCCAGACGCTGTTCACCAACCCCGCGTGGGAATGGAACCGCGTCGGCCACTGGTTCTTGAGCCCGGCGATCCTGCGCGGTCTCACCCTGACGATCGAGGCGACCGCGATCAGCGCGGTCGTCAGCTTCGTGGCCGGCGTCCTGGTGGCGCTCGCCCGCCAGTCGCGCAACCGCGTGCTGAGCGGGGCGGCGTGGCTGTACATCTGGGTGTTCCGCTCGGTGCCGCTGCTGCTCGTGCTGGTGTTCCTCTACAACCTCGGCAACCTGTACCCGAAGATCGGCATCGGCATCCCGTTCGGCCCGCAGCTGCAGGTGCCGACCGTCAGCGTGCTCGGCGATCTCGCCCTCGGCGTCATCGGGCTCAGCCTGTCGGAGATCGCCTACGCCGCCGAGGTGGTGCGCTCCGGTCTGCTCGCGGTGGACCCCGGCCAGCACGAGGCGGCCAAAGCACTCGGCATCCCCCGCTACCGTCGTTTCACCCGCGTCGTGCTGCCGCAGGCGCTGCGCTCGATCGTGCCCGCCTACGTCAACCAGATCGTCGGGCTGATCAAGTCGAGCTCTCTGCTGTTCTACGTGAGCCTGCTCGATCTGTTCGGTGTGGTGCAGAACCTGGGCTCGACCTACCCGAGCGACATCATCCCGCTGCTCGTGGTCGCGAGCGTGTGGTACCTGATCCTCACCGGATTCATCGGCATCGTGCAGCACTTCGTCGAGCGGTTCTACAACCGCGGTCTGGCCGGTGCCCGATGA
- a CDS encoding amino acid ABC transporter ATP-binding protein: protein MSAAAVQIVGARKSFGGKKVLQGIDLTIAQGTVTVILGPSGSGKSTLLRAVNHLEKLDEGYVVVDGELIGVRLVGERLKELHEKQILTQRARIGFVFQNFNLFPHLTVLENIIEAPVSTGLLAKAPARERAYELLAQIGLSDKADAFPRQLSGGQQQRVAIARALALDPQLILFDEPTSALDPELVGEVLTVIRRLAESGRTLVVVTHEIGFAREVADHVVFLDDGVIVEQGAPGDVLVNPSHARTRDFLSRVL, encoded by the coding sequence ATGAGCGCCGCGGCCGTGCAGATCGTCGGAGCGCGCAAGTCGTTCGGCGGCAAGAAGGTGCTGCAGGGCATCGACCTCACGATCGCGCAGGGCACCGTCACGGTGATCCTCGGCCCCTCGGGCTCCGGCAAGTCGACCCTCCTGCGCGCGGTCAACCACCTCGAGAAGCTCGACGAGGGCTACGTCGTCGTCGACGGCGAGCTGATCGGCGTGCGCCTCGTCGGCGAGCGGCTGAAGGAGCTGCACGAGAAGCAGATCCTCACGCAGCGCGCCCGCATCGGCTTCGTCTTCCAGAACTTCAACCTGTTCCCGCATCTGACGGTGCTCGAGAACATCATCGAGGCACCCGTGTCCACCGGACTGCTGGCGAAGGCGCCTGCCCGCGAGCGGGCGTACGAGCTGCTCGCGCAGATCGGGCTGAGCGACAAGGCGGATGCCTTCCCGCGACAGCTCTCCGGCGGGCAGCAGCAGCGCGTGGCCATCGCCCGCGCCCTCGCGCTCGACCCGCAGCTGATCCTGTTCGACGAGCCGACTTCTGCGCTCGACCCCGAGCTGGTCGGCGAGGTGCTCACGGTCATCCGACGCCTCGCCGAATCAGGACGCACGCTCGTCGTCGTCACGCATGAGATCGGCTTCGCCCGCGAGGTCGCCGACCACGTCGTCTTCCTCGACGACGGCGTCATCGTCGAGCAGGGCGCCCCTGGCGACGTGCTCGTGAACCCGAGCCACGCGCGCACGCGCGACTTCCTTTCCCGGGTGCTCTGA